In the genome of Bosea sp. ANAM02, the window GTCACCATGGTGATGGTGGTGGCGCCGATGCTCGCGCCCTGGCTCGGCGGCCAGATCGAGACCGCCTTCGGCTGGCGCGCGATCTTCTGGTTCATGACGCTGTTCGGCGCGGCCGTGCTCGTCTTCACGCTGGCGCGCCTGCCTGAGACCGCGCCCAATCTCGGCCAGCAGAGTTCGCTGCTCGGCGTCTTCCGCGTCTTTCCGGAGCTCGTGCGCAACCGCGACTTCATGCTGAACGTCGTGGTGGGTTCATCGGCCTCGTCGGCCTTCTTCGTCTTCATCGCGGCGACGCCCTATATCGTCGTCGAGACGATGGGGCGCGGCTCCGACGTCTACGGCACCTATTTCATCCTGAACGCGCTGGGCTACATGCTCGGCAACTTCACCATGTCGCGGCTGGCGGTGCGCGCCGGCACGCAGACGATGGTGCGGCGCGGCCTGGCGATCTCATTTTTCGGAACCGCAGTGGCGCTCGCCCTGTCGTTCTCGCCCTGGTGGTCGCCGCTCGCGCTGTTCCTGCCCCTGGCAGTGAACGCAGTCGGCAACGGCATGACGATCCCAGGGGCGACGGCCGAGGCGCTCTCGGCCCGGCCTGAGCTCGCGGGCTCGGCTGCCGGTCTATTGGGCGCGACCCAGCTCGGCTTCAGCGCCGCGCTCACCGTCCTGATCAGCTGGCTCGTGACGCTCTGGCCGCAATCGATGAACCTGCTGGTCTGGCTGCTGACGGCGACGGGGCTTGCCGCCGTCTGGTTCGTGCGGAGGCGGCCCGAGCCCGCCGGCTGATTTCCATCGGCGAACGCTTTTGCTCGAGTCGCTCACCTGGCACCGCCCTCATTCCGGGGCGATCCGAAGGCTCGAGCCCGGAACCCAGAACCGATACCGCATCTCAAAAGGGCGCACCGGTCCATTCGCTTCACGACCGGGTACAGCGCTTCTGGATTCCGGGCCCATGGCTTCGCCATGTCCCGGAATGACAGAGGGAAATAACGCCCTCAGCCTTCGAGGCGGGCGATCAGGCTCGACGTATCCCAGCGGTTGCCGCCCATCTTCTGGACCTCGGCATAGAACTGATCGACCAGCGCCGTAACCGGGAGCTGCGCGCCGTTGCGGCGGGCCTCGTCGAGGACGATGCCGAGATCCTTGCGCATCCAATCGACGGCGAAGCCGAAATCGAACTTGTTCTGGTTCATCGTCTTGCCGCGGTTCTCCATCTGCCAGGAGCCGGCGGCGCCCTTGGAGATGACCTCCAGCATGGCCTCGACATCGAGCCCGGCGCGCTTGGCGAAATGGACGCCCTCCGACAGGCCCTGGACGAGGCCGGCGATGCAGATCTGGTTGACCATCTTGGTGAGCTGGCCAGAGCCGGCCGGGCCCATCAGCTTGCACATGCGCGCGAAGCTCGCGATCACCGACTCGACGCGGGCATAGGTCTCGGGCTCGCCGCCGCACATCACGGTCAGCACGCCGTTCTCGGCGCCGGCCTGCCCGCCGGAGACAGGCGCGTCGACGAAGCCGAAGCCGCCCTGCCTGGCCGCTTCATCGAGTTCGCGCGCGACATTGGCCGAGGCGGTGGTGTGGTCGACGAAGACCGCGCCCTTCTCCATGCCGGCGAAGGCGCCGTTCTCTCCGATCGTCACCGAGCGCAGGTCATCGTCATTGCCGACGCAGCAGAAGACGATCTCCTGACCTCTGGCGGCATCGGCCGGCGTCGGCGCCGAGACGCCGCCATGGCGGGAGACCCATTCCTGAGCCTTCGTCGGGTTGCGGTTGTAGACGGTGACCTCATGGCCCTTGGCCTTGAGATGGCCGGCCATGGGGAACCCCATCACGCCGAGACCGATGAATGCGACTTTGGCCATGCCGAACTCCCGCTTGCCTTTCTGTAGCTTCACAAGCGGCTTAGCGCGCAGCTCCCGGTGAGGGAAGCGCTGCTATGGCCAAGCCGGCATGCGCGCCCCTGCTCTTTCGCCTCAACGCAGCGCCATATGCCGGCTCAGCCTGATCTCCAGCCTGTCCCAGACGCGGCGGATGATCTCGACCAGCACCAGGTAGATCAGCGCCGCATAGAGATAGATCGAAAGATCGAAGGAGCGGGCGAAGGCGAGCCGTGTCGCGCCCATCAGGTCGAACAGCGTCACCAGCGAGACGATCGCGCTCGACTTGATCATCACGATCAATTCGTTGCCGAGGGGGCGCAGCGCCAGGATCATCGCCTGCGGCAGCACGACGAGGCGCAGCGTCGCCCAGCGATGCAATCCGAGCGAAAGCGCGCCCTCGAACTGCCCGCGCGGAACCGACTGGATGGCACCGCGCAGGATTTCCGCCTGATAGGCGGCGGTGTTGATCGTGAAGGTGAAGACCGCGCAGTAGAACGGCTCGCGGAAGAACCACCACAGGCCGATGCCCTGCCAGAACTCGCGGAACTGGCCGAGTCCGTAATAGACGAGGAAGAGCTGGCAGAGCAGCGGCGTGCCGCGCAGGAAGGTGGTGTAGCCGCTCACCGCCATGCGGGCCCAGCGCGGGCCGTAGAGCCGGGCCACGGCAAGGCCGAGCGCCAGGAAAAAGCCGATGGCGACCGAGATCGCGACGAGTTCGAAGGTGACCCAGAGGCCGCCCGCCATGCGGCAGCCGTAGTTCTGCAGGACCTCGCTGCCGACGAGATAACCGGGATATTCGCACCAGTTCATCGCGTCGCTCCGCCGAAGGCGGCCTGGCCGCGATTGGTGCGCTGCTCGAGCTTCTCGATGCCCCAGGCGGAGACCAGCGAGAAAAAGAAATAGAGCAGCATCGCCGTGCCGAAGAACAGGAACGGTTCCTTGGTCACGACATTGGCGCGCGTCGCGATGAACATGATGTCCTGCAGCGTGATCACCGAGATCAGCGACGTTTCCTTCAGCAGCACCATCCAGTTGTTGCCGAGGCCGGGCAGCGCCACGCGGATCAATTGCGGGAGGACGACGAGGCGGAAGGCCTGCCCCTTCGACAGACCGAGCGCAGCGGCCGCCTCGCGCTGGCCCTTCTGGATCGAGTTCAGCGCGCCGACCCAGACCTCGCTGGAGAAGGCGGCGAGCACGAGGCCGAGCGCGACCATGCCGGCGACGAAAGGCGGGATCGAGAAGCCGGTCCAGACCTTCTGCACCAGCACCTGGATGCCGAAATAGATGATGTAGAGCGTGAGCAGCTCGGGCACGCCCCGGAAGACTGTGGTGTAGATCGTCGCCAGCGCCCGCAGGACCACATAGTCCGAGCGCTTCCACAGCGCGATCACGAGGCCGAGCACGAGGCCGAAGGGCAAGGTCGCGAGCGCGACGGAAATGGTGTTGGCGGCGCCTTGCAGCAGGGCCCAGCCCCAGCCGCCGGCCCCGAAGCCGAGCAGAGCGAATTTTTCGAACATGGGAGGGCCGCGCGCGAGGATGTGAAACCCCGCCGGTCCGAGGAGACCGGCGGGAGATCGTCAGCAGGCGTCAGATCACTCGTACTTGAACCACTTGTCTTCGAGCTTCTTGTGCGAGCCGTCGGCCATGGTCTCGGCGATAGCCTTGCTGATCATGTCCCGCAGCGCCGTGTCCGACTTGCGGACCGCGCCGGCGACGCCGGCGCCGTGGATGGCGTCGTCGCGCTTCACCTCGGCGATCTTCCGGCAGCAATCCTTGCCCTTGCCCTTGAGGAAATCGGCGAGCGCCAGCGCATCGGCGACGATGTAGTCGAGCCGGCCGTTGAGCAGGTCGAGATTGGCTTCCTCCTGGGTCGGATAGAGGCGCGCCGTCGCGTCCTTGTAGAACTTCTCGACATAGTTCGCATGGATCGTCGAGCCCTGCGCGCCGATCGACTTGCCCTTGAGGGCGGCCGGCGAGATGTCGTCCGATTTCGTGCTCTTCGGGCCGATCATCCAGATCGGGGTCTTGCTGTAGACCGCGGTGAAGTCGACCTGCTTCTTGCGTTCATCCGTGGCATTCATGCCGGCAAAGATGACGTCGTACTTGTTCGCCTGCAGCGCGGGGATGATGCCGTCCCAATCCTGAACGACCCAGGTGCATTTCACCTTCATCTTCTCGCAGAGAAGGTTGCCGTAGTCGATCTCGAAGCCCTCGAGCTCCTTCTTAGCGTTCAGGTTGTTGTAGGGCGGATAGGCGCCTTCCGTGCCGATCCGGATCTCCTTCCACTCCTTGGCCTGGGCGAGCGCCCCCGTCGCGCCGGCAACCGTCAACGCCGCCGCCGCGATGAAACGAACGAAACTCTTCATGGGACCTCCGCAGTTCAGCCGGCCGGTCTTGCTGTTGTCCCGGTCCGGTTCTGTGGCGACAGATTGGGCGCAGTTTCGTCCCGCTCGCAAGAGGGAGCGCTGTAGCTTTTCGCAGCTTGCACGCCCAAAACAGCGGCCGGCGCCGCCGCGCAGCCCGGAAAAGAGGGAGAGATCAGAGACCTGGAGCGCGCCGGCCGGGTGAGCGGCGGGCGTCGAGAATCGCGACGATCCAGATCGCGAGCCCGCCCAGCGCCAGCGCCGCCCCGACCCATCCGGTCGAGGTCCAGCCGAGGCCTGCGGCGATCGCCATGCCGCCGAGCCAGGGGCCGAGCGCATTGGCCGTGTTGAAGGCGCTGTGGTTGAGCGCTGCCGCCAGCGTCTGCGCGTCTTCGGCGACATCCATCAGCCGCGTCTGCAGCATGGCGCCGAGGCCGCCACCGCTACCGATCATGAAGATGACCAGCGAAACCGCCCAGATATTCCCGGCGGCGAAGGGAAAGGCCGCCAGCCAGAACGCGCTCCAGAGCAGCATGCCCGCGGTTGCGGGGACCAGAGCCCGATCGGCGGCCCAGCCGGCGACGAGCGTGCCGACGGTCAATCCCAGGCCGAAGATCGCGAGCACGACCGGAACGAGCGCGGGCGAGACCTGGGTCACCGCCATCAGCGTCGATGCGACATAGGTATAGACCGCGAACAGGCCGCCGAAGCCGATCGCTCCGGTCGCCAGCGTCAGCCAGACCTGCCGGCGCTTCAGGGCGCCGAGTTCCCGTAGCGGGCTCGCCCCCGACTGCACGCTGTCGCGCGGCGCGAACAGGGCGATGAGGACGACCGTCAGAAGCGCGAGGCCGGCGACGATGGCGAAGCCCGCGCGCCAGCCCAGTACCTGGCCCATCCAGCTCGCGGCAGGCACGCCGAGAATCGTCGCGACCGTCAGGCCGAGCATGACGCGCGCGACCGATTGCGCCCGACGATTCGGGGCCGAGAGCGAGGCCGCGACCAGCGCCGCGACGCCGAAATAAGCGCCATGCGGCAGGCCGCTCAGGAAGCGGAAGGCCAGCATCCAGTGATAGTTCGGGGCGAGCGCGCTCAAGCCGTTGCCGAGCGCGAAGACGCCCATCAGGCCGATCAGCAGCGTACGGCGCGAGATGCGTGCCGCCAGAACGGCGATCAGCGGCGCGCCGATGACGACGCCGAGCGCATAGATGCTGATGACATGCCCCGCCGTCGGCTCGTCGATGTTGAGGCCGGCGGAGAAATAGGGCAGCAGGCTCATCGTCGCGAACTCGGTCGTGCCAATCGCGAAGCCGCCCATGGCGAGCGCGAACAGCACCAACCCGGTCGAGATCGGCGCATGAGCCGGCAACGGCGCGTCCAGGCTGCGGTCGTTCGCGGCGAGCGTCATGACAAGCTTTCACGGGATGGCAGCGGCTTTGCTGCGCCGCACCATGCAATATCCATGCACCGTCGAACCATCAACCGCGTACATGAGGATATTTCATGCAATCAACGCATGTCGCTTTGCCACCCCGATCGCGCGAACGAATACGCTATACGTGCACGATCGATACGAGCCCTCATCCTGAGGAGCAGCCGGAGGCTGCGTCTCGAAGGATGTTCCAGAGAGCAACTGAATCTCCTGGAGCATCCTTCGAGACGGCCGCTTGCGCGGCCTCCTCAGGATGAGGGCTCACCAAGACTCAAGGGCGGCCTGCAAGGCTCCATCCAGACAGGCGAGAGCGACGTGATACCCTGGTCCACCCTCGACACCGCAGCCTTGCCGGACGGCAGCGGCGACCTCCGGCTGAAGCAGCGCGGCGGCGAGTTCTCGATCATGCTCGGCAGCAACGAATTGATGAACAGCCGTCTCAGCGGCTCCGAGGAGGCTCTGGCGACGCTGGTCTGCGACAGGCTGGGGCAGCGCCGGCAGCCGAGCATCCTGATCGGCGGCCTGGGCATGGGCTTCACGCTGCGGGCCGCGCTCGCCCGTCTGCCTGACGATGCGCGGGTCGAGGTGGCCGAACTCATTCCCGCCGTCGTCGCCTGGGCGCGGGGGCCGATGGCGGCGGTCTTCGCCGGCTGCCTCAACGATGCCCGCGTGCAGGTCAACGTCGCCGACGTCGCCGCCGCGATCGCCGTCGGCCGGGCCCGCTACGACGCCATCCTGCTCGATGTCGACAACGGCCCGGAAGGGCTGACCGTCGCCGGCAACGACCGGCTCTACGGAGCGGCTGGCCTGCAAGCCGCCAAGACCGCCCTGCGGCCCGGCGGCATTCTCGCGGTCTGGTCCTCGGGGCCGGACCACGGCTTCACGCGGCGACTGCGCCAGGCCGGCTTCGCCACCGAGGAGGTGACGGCGCGCGCACGCCGACCCGGCGGCGGGGCGCGCCACGTCATCTGGCTGGCGAGGCGCCCCTGACGGCAGACGCGATTCCCCTCAGTTGACGAGGCAGAAAACCTCGCAGGGAGCTGCCGTCACGGTCGCCGCGAAATCCGAGATCGCCTTCTGAGCCTCCGGCTTCAGGGACGGGCGGACGGCCTGGAGCGCGGACACGAGCGCATTGCGGTCGGGCGGCGCGAGGGAGGAGGCGATACCGGCGGCATTATCGGCGAAGGCCTTGGCGATCAGCTGGCGATTCGCATCGCGCAGTTCCGGGCTGCGCAGCGCCAGCGCGGAGCCGACGACGATCTCCTGCAGACCGAGCCGCATCTCGCGCAGGCCCCTCGCGCGCTCATCGGTCTTGTCCTGATCCTTCAGCCTGACGGCGAAATCATTGATCGCCGACAGAACGCCGCCCGCCGCCTGGAGCAGGAAGACGCGCGTCCGGGTCAGCTCATCCTGGAACTCGACGGCATTCGCCGCCTGGTCCGGCGCCTTCCGGCCCGGCTGCGGCGAGAACAGGGCATAGGCCTGCAGGATGCTGGTCTGTTTCTTCACGAAATCGAGCAATGTGGGGAGATCGTCGGCACCATAGGGCGGCTTGCCGAGAATCGCCGGGGCGTTCCAGATATCGGCCAGGACCTTGCCGTCGACCGGGTCCGACAGCCGCGGCAGGCTGGGCTTGCCGTCATAAATCTTGAACAGCGATTCGACGGAGGCGTAGGCCGCATCCATATAGGCCTTGCCGTTCGCCGGAACCTCGGCGCGGGCGACGGTCGCCAGCAGGCAGAGCCCGCCCAGCGCGGCGACCCGCGCGATCGATCGAATCCGAATCATGATCTTCCTTTTCCCGCGGCTCGCGCTTCGGCCAGCAGGCACAGCTCGGTGAAAAGCACCTGCGCCGCGCACTGCGCCGTATTGCTGGTCGCATCATATTGCGGGGCGACTTCTACGACATCCGCAGCGACGATGTCGCGTCCCTTCAGCGCCCGCAGGATCGCGAGCGCCTCGCGCGGGCTCAAGCCCCCGACTTCCGGCGTTCCCGTGCCGGGCGCGAAGCCCGGATCGAGCGAATCGACATCGAAGGAGACATAGGTCGGCCCGTCGCCGATCACGGCCAGCGCCCTGGCGATCACCGCCTCCAAGCCGAGATCGTCGACCTCGTCGGCATGGATCACGGTCATGCCGGACTCGTAGGAGAACTCCCAGAGATATTCGGCGCCGCCGCGGATGCCGATCTGGATCACGCGCTCGGGATCGAGCACGCCGTCGAGAACCGCCTGCCGGAACGGCCCGCCATGATGGAATTTCGAGCCCTCATAGGGGCCGGAGGTGTCGCAATGGGCGTCGATATGGACCATGCCGACCGGACGCTTCGCGCCGACCGCCTTCAGGATCGAATAGGTGATCGAGTGGTCGCCCCCCACGGCGAGCGGCGAGACGCCGGCCTCGACGATCGTCCGGAAGGTGGCCTCGATGTCCTCGTGGCAGCTCTCCAGCGAATAGCGCGAGCGGAAGGGCACGTCGCCGATATCGGCGGCCTTGAGCAGGGTGAAGGGCGCGGTGCCCAACACATGGTCCATCGGCCCCATGCGCTCGACCGCGCGGACGGCACGGGGCCCGAGGCGCGCGCCGGCGCGGTTGGTGACGCCGAGATCCATGGGCACGCCGATGATCGCGACATCGAGGCCGCCGAGCCCCGGCGCAGTCAGGGCATCGGGGCGATAGGGCGCGCCGACGAAGGTCGCGACATCGGCGAAGGGCCATTTGCGCTTGTCGCCGGTGAACTGGGCCGCGGCCACCTTCGCGAAATGCGGATCGTGAATGTCACCGCCGCCGGCGCCCGCGTATCGCTGCCGCAGCTTCGCCAGCCTGTCCTGATCCATCCCGGCCTCCCGGCTCAAACGCTTCGGCCAGGGATGCGCTCGAGCATCACCACTGGCCCATTCTGATACTCGACCTGTCCGAAGCTCTTGTAGCCGAGCTTCTGCGCGACGCGGAAGGAGGCAAGATTCCCGGGGGCGATGATGCAGACGCTGCGGCGCTCGCCATGGGTCGCGGCGAACCAGCGATGGGCCGCGGCCGCCGCCTCCCCCGCATAGCCCTTGCCATGCGCCGCGCCCGCCAGGATCCAGCCGGCCTCGGGCGCATCGTCGAAATCCGGAGACAGGCCCCGGCAGCCGTCGAACAGACCGACCTCGCCGACCAGGGCACCGCTGCTTTTCTCGACAACCGCGAACATGCCGTAGCCGCGCAGGGCCCATTGCCCGACGAGGCGCGTCAGCCGATGCCAGGCCTCCTCGCGACTGAGGGCACGGCCGCCCAGGAAACGGACGACCTCCAGGTCGCTGCGCATCGCATGAATCGCGTCGAGATCGCCGATCTCCGGGCGGCGCAGGCTGAGATTCGCGGTCTCGATCATGCCTGCTTTAACCACCACTGCAGATGCAGGCCAAGCCGGCGGCCGAACCTAGCCGAAAGTCGCAGGAACCGGCGATGAAATCCCTCGCGCTCGGAAAATCCATTCGCTACAACCCGTTTCCGAACGCCGGGCGGCAGAAGCCGTTTCGAAACGCCCGCACCCGCCAGACATCCGAGGAGAGTTTCCAGATGAAGCGTCGTCAGTTTATCCAGACCGCCGCGGCCGGTGCCGCTGCGACCGCCGTCGCCATGCCGGCCGTCGCCCAGTCGAATCCGGAAGTGAAGTGGCGCCTGGCGTCGAGCTTCCCGAAGTCGCTCGACACGATCTATGGCGGCGCCGAGGTCATGGCCAAGATGGTCTCCGAGCTGACCGACGGCAAGTTCCAGATCCAGGTCTTCGCGGCCGGCGAAATCGTTCCGGCCCTGCAGGCGGCGGACGCCGTGACCAACGGCACCGTCGAGATGTGCCACACCGTCTCGTACTATTATGTCGGCAAGGACCCGACCTTCGCCGTGGCGGCCTCGGTGCCCTTCGGCCTCAACGCCCGCGGCCAGAATGCCTGGCTGTTCCAAGGCGGCGGCAACGAGCTTTTCAACGAGTTCTACAAGAAGTTCAACCTCTACGGGCTTCCCTGCGGCAATACCGGCGCGCAGATGGGCGGCTGGTTCCGCAAGGAACTGAAGACCGTCGCCGACTTGCAGGGCCTCAAGATGCGCATCGGCGGCATCGCCGGCTCCGTTCTGCAGAAGCTCGGCGTGGTGCCGCAGCAGATCGGCGGCGGCGACATCTATCCGGCGCTGGAGAAGGGCACGATCGACGGCGCCGAGTGGGTCGGCCCCTATGACGACGAGAAGCTCGGCTTCTCGAAGGTTGCCCCCTACTACTACTATCCCGGCTTCTGGGAAGGCGGCCCCTGCGTCCATGCCTTCGTCAACCTGGAGAAGTGGAACGCCCTGCCGAAGGCCTATCAGGCCGCTCTGACCGCCGCATGCACCTATGCCAACACCATCATGGCGGCGAAATACGACGTGCAGAATCCACAGGCCCTGAAGCGCCTCGTCGCGGCGGGGACGCAGCTGCGCCCGTTCTCGCAGGAAATTCTGGAAGCGTGCCTCAAGGCTTCGAACGAACTCTATTCCGAAATCTCGGCGAAAAACCCCGATTTCAAGAAGGCGATCGAGGCCATGGCAGCCTTCCGTTCGGAGGAATATCTCTGGTGGCAGGTCGCCGAACTCAGCTTCGACGTCTTCCAGGTTCGTACCCGCGCCCGCTGAGCGCTCCCGCGACATTCGCTCGACGACAGAAGGCCCGGCGGAAGCCGGGCCTTTTTTTGATCACATGCTCCCGACCTCTCCTGCGAAGGACCGCATCAATCGCAGAATGAAGGGGTTCGGGCACGACTCATGACGAATTTGCATGATTGCCATGCAATTAGCTCTTGCGCCTGCGAGCAGACTGTTTTCCTCTCTGGCCTTCGCGACGACC includes:
- a CDS encoding multidrug effflux MFS transporter — translated: MTAAVKPTLAILVAISALQPIALNLLAPATPALARHFDSNYATIQLTLTLFLVAVALTQLVIGPLSDRFGRRPCVNAGAALFALGSVLGALAPTTHVLLLARVLEGAGGGAVFALSRAIIRDTADRDHAASQIATVTMVMVVAPMLAPWLGGQIETAFGWRAIFWFMTLFGAAVLVFTLARLPETAPNLGQQSSLLGVFRVFPELVRNRDFMLNVVVGSSASSAFFVFIAATPYIVVETMGRGSDVYGTYFILNALGYMLGNFTMSRLAVRAGTQTMVRRGLAISFFGTAVALALSFSPWWSPLALFLPLAVNAVGNGMTIPGATAEALSARPELAGSAAGLLGATQLGFSAALTVLISWLVTLWPQSMNLLVWLLTATGLAAVWFVRRRPEPAG
- a CDS encoding GNAT family N-acetyltransferase; translated protein: MIETANLSLRRPEIGDLDAIHAMRSDLEVVRFLGGRALSREEAWHRLTRLVGQWALRGYGMFAVVEKSSGALVGEVGLFDGCRGLSPDFDDAPEAGWILAGAAHGKGYAGEAAAAAHRWFAATHGERRSVCIIAPGNLASFRVAQKLGYKSFGQVEYQNGPVVMLERIPGRSV
- a CDS encoding TRAP transporter substrate-binding protein, giving the protein MKRRQFIQTAAAGAAATAVAMPAVAQSNPEVKWRLASSFPKSLDTIYGGAEVMAKMVSELTDGKFQIQVFAAGEIVPALQAADAVTNGTVEMCHTVSYYYVGKDPTFAVAASVPFGLNARGQNAWLFQGGGNELFNEFYKKFNLYGLPCGNTGAQMGGWFRKELKTVADLQGLKMRIGGIAGSVLQKLGVVPQQIGGGDIYPALEKGTIDGAEWVGPYDDEKLGFSKVAPYYYYPGFWEGGPCVHAFVNLEKWNALPKAYQAALTAACTYANTIMAAKYDVQNPQALKRLVAAGTQLRPFSQEILEACLKASNELYSEISAKNPDFKKAIEAMAAFRSEEYLWWQVAELSFDVFQVRTRAR
- a CDS encoding transporter substrate-binding domain-containing protein; translated protein: MKSFVRFIAAAALTVAGATGALAQAKEWKEIRIGTEGAYPPYNNLNAKKELEGFEIDYGNLLCEKMKVKCTWVVQDWDGIIPALQANKYDVIFAGMNATDERKKQVDFTAVYSKTPIWMIGPKSTKSDDISPAALKGKSIGAQGSTIHANYVEKFYKDATARLYPTQEEANLDLLNGRLDYIVADALALADFLKGKGKDCCRKIAEVKRDDAIHGAGVAGAVRKSDTALRDMISKAIAETMADGSHKKLEDKWFKYE
- a CDS encoding ABC transporter permease subunit (The N-terminal region of this protein, as described by TIGR01726, is a three transmembrane segment that identifies a subfamily of ABC transporter permease subunits, which specificities that include histidine, arginine, glutamine, glutamate, L-cystine (sic), the opines (in Agrobacterium) octopine and nopaline, etc.); this encodes MFEKFALLGFGAGGWGWALLQGAANTISVALATLPFGLVLGLVIALWKRSDYVVLRALATIYTTVFRGVPELLTLYIIYFGIQVLVQKVWTGFSIPPFVAGMVALGLVLAAFSSEVWVGALNSIQKGQREAAAALGLSKGQAFRLVVLPQLIRVALPGLGNNWMVLLKETSLISVITLQDIMFIATRANVVTKEPFLFFGTAMLLYFFFSLVSAWGIEKLEQRTNRGQAAFGGATR
- a CDS encoding ABC transporter permease → MNWCEYPGYLVGSEVLQNYGCRMAGGLWVTFELVAISVAIGFFLALGLAVARLYGPRWARMAVSGYTTFLRGTPLLCQLFLVYYGLGQFREFWQGIGLWWFFREPFYCAVFTFTINTAAYQAEILRGAIQSVPRGQFEGALSLGLHRWATLRLVVLPQAMILALRPLGNELIVMIKSSAIVSLVTLFDLMGATRLAFARSFDLSIYLYAALIYLVLVEIIRRVWDRLEIRLSRHMALR
- a CDS encoding NAD(P)-dependent oxidoreductase codes for the protein MAKVAFIGLGVMGFPMAGHLKAKGHEVTVYNRNPTKAQEWVSRHGGVSAPTPADAARGQEIVFCCVGNDDDLRSVTIGENGAFAGMEKGAVFVDHTTASANVARELDEAARQGGFGFVDAPVSGGQAGAENGVLTVMCGGEPETYARVESVIASFARMCKLMGPAGSGQLTKMVNQICIAGLVQGLSEGVHFAKRAGLDVEAMLEVISKGAAGSWQMENRGKTMNQNKFDFGFAVDWMRKDLGIVLDEARRNGAQLPVTALVDQFYAEVQKMGGNRWDTSSLIARLEG
- the speB gene encoding agmatinase, producing MDQDRLAKLRQRYAGAGGGDIHDPHFAKVAAAQFTGDKRKWPFADVATFVGAPYRPDALTAPGLGGLDVAIIGVPMDLGVTNRAGARLGPRAVRAVERMGPMDHVLGTAPFTLLKAADIGDVPFRSRYSLESCHEDIEATFRTIVEAGVSPLAVGGDHSITYSILKAVGAKRPVGMVHIDAHCDTSGPYEGSKFHHGGPFRQAVLDGVLDPERVIQIGIRGGAEYLWEFSYESGMTVIHADEVDDLGLEAVIARALAVIGDGPTYVSFDVDSLDPGFAPGTGTPEVGGLSPREALAILRALKGRDIVAADVVEVAPQYDATSNTAQCAAQVLFTELCLLAEARAAGKGRS
- a CDS encoding MFS transporter, with product MTLAANDRSLDAPLPAHAPISTGLVLFALAMGGFAIGTTEFATMSLLPYFSAGLNIDEPTAGHVISIYALGVVIGAPLIAVLAARISRRTLLIGLMGVFALGNGLSALAPNYHWMLAFRFLSGLPHGAYFGVAALVAASLSAPNRRAQSVARVMLGLTVATILGVPAASWMGQVLGWRAGFAIVAGLALLTVVLIALFAPRDSVQSGASPLRELGALKRRQVWLTLATGAIGFGGLFAVYTYVASTLMAVTQVSPALVPVVLAIFGLGLTVGTLVAGWAADRALVPATAGMLLWSAFWLAAFPFAAGNIWAVSLVIFMIGSGGGLGAMLQTRLMDVAEDAQTLAAALNHSAFNTANALGPWLGGMAIAAGLGWTSTGWVGAALALGGLAIWIVAILDARRSPGRRAPGL